The Populus trichocarpa isolate Nisqually-1 chromosome 11, P.trichocarpa_v4.1, whole genome shotgun sequence genome has a segment encoding these proteins:
- the LOC7497054 gene encoding pentatricopeptide repeat-containing protein At1g09900 yields the protein MLYNFVPYSKFPKLVAYIPFFHFVHTAKKHYRTTPFPYIHMFLSLFSSTNHGPHSYFDSDSSTTNSTSHLVETENSYDANDGFGKMGFNFSNAHCQVYSDGFSDEVEESDEERGQGNSSCTDRNQGTKMDEDWRRIEIHEDEFRHPLVREICRLIECRSAWNHKLEGKMRHLLRGLKPRLVCAVLLSQSDERVALDFFFWSDRQWRYRHDPIVYCVMLDVLSKTKLCQGARRVLRLMVRRGIQRTPQDFCCVMVSYSRAGKLRNAMQVLTMMQKAGIEPNLLVCNTAIHVLVMANMLEKALRFLERMQLLGIMPNVVTYNCLIKGYCDLHRVEDAMELISEMPLKGCSPDKVSYYTVMGFLCKNRRIREVMDVIEKMEDTKLLADQVTYNTLIHMLCKHQHADEALQFLREAQKRGFQVDKVGYSAIVDSYCKEGRMDQAKEIVNEMFTRGCIPDVVTYTAIINGFSQAGEVGQARKMLQQMYKHGCKPNTVSYTAFLKGLCQKGNSSEAREMMKASEEQWWTPNAITYSVVMHGFRREGKLSDACDVVREMIGKGFFPTPVEINLLLQSLCRIGRVDEAKKFMEECLNMGCAVNAVNFTTVIHRFCQQDDIEAALSLLDDMYLSNKHPDAVTYTTIIDALGKKGRIEEATELTLKMLKKGIDPTPVTYRTVIHRYGQIGRVEDLLNLLDKMLTRQECRTAFNQVIEKLCTFGNLEAADKLLGKVLRTASRIDANTCHVLMESYLRKGIPLSAYKVACRMFSRSLIPDLKLCEKVCKKLMQEGKSEEADNLFLRFVERGNISSHCLRHSQTE from the coding sequence atgctatatAATTTCGTTCCTTACTCCAAATTCCCAAAACTTGTAGCCTATATCCCTTTCTTTCACTTTGTTCATACTGCCAAAAAGCATTACCGCACCACCCCATTTCCCTATATTCATATgtttctttcacttttttcttcaacaaatcaTGGTCCTCATTCTTATTTTGATTCTGATTCTTCAACTACTAATTCCACTTCCCATCTTGTTGAAACTGAGAATTCTTATGATGCTAATGATGGGTTTGGAAAAATGGGTTTTAATTTTAGCAATGCTCACTGTCAAGTTTATTCTGATGGTTTTAGTGATGAGGTTGAAGAATCTGATGAAGAACGCGGCCAAGGTAACAGTTCATGTACTGATAGGAATCAAGGCACCAAAATGGATGAGGATTGGAGGAGAATTGAGATACACGAAGATGAATTTCGACATCCTTTGGTCAGAGAAATTTGTAGGTTGATTGAATGCAGGTCGGCTTGGAACCATAAGCTTGAAGGGAAAATGAGGCACTTGCTAAGAGGCCTCAAGCCTCGACTTGTTTGTGCTGTTTTGCTGTCTCAATCTGATGaaagggttgctttggatttcTTCTTTTGGTCCGACAGGCAATGGCGGTATCGGCATGATCCAATTGTGTACTGTGTGATGCTTGATGTTCTTAGCAAAACTAAACTGTGTCAAGGTGCTAGGAGGGTTCTTCGGCTCATGGTACGTAGGGGAATTCAGCGTACGCCTCAAGATTTTTGTTGTGTGATGGTGTCTTATAGTCGGGCTGGTAAGTTGAGGAATGCAATGCAGGTCTTGACCATGATGCAGAAAGCAGGTATTGAACCTAATTTGTTGGTTTGTAACACTGCTATTCATGTTTTGGTGATGGCAAATATGTTGGAAAAGGCTTTGAGATTTCTAGAGAGAATGCAACTTCTTGGAATCATGCCAAATGTTGTCACTTATAACTGTTTGATCAAGGGATATTGTGATCTTCATAGGGTTGAAGATGCCATGGAGCTAATTTCTGAAATGCCATTGAAAGGATGCTCCCCAGATAAAGTTAGTTACTATACTGTAATGGGCTTCCTTTGCAAAAACAGAAGGATCAGAGAAGTGATGGACGTAATAGAGAAAATGGAGGATACTAAGTTGTTAGCGGATCAGGTTACTTATAATACATTAATACATATGCTTTGTAAGCATCAGCATGCAGATGAGGCACTTCAGTTTTTAAGAGAAGCACAAAAAAGGGGTTTTCAGGTTGATAAGGTTGGGTATAGTGCGATAGTTGATTCATATTGTAAGGAGGGAAGGATGGACCAGGCGAAAGAAATTGTGAATGAAATGTTCACAAGGGGCTGCATCCCTGATGTTGTGACTTACACAGCAATTATTAATGGATTTTCTCAGGCTGGGGAGGTTGGTCAAGCTAGGAAGATGCTTCAGCAAATGTACAAGCATGGCTGCAAACCAAACACTGTATCATATACAGCCTTCTTAAAAGGGCTTTGTCAAAAGGGGAACTCATCAGAGGCAAGGGAGATGATGAAGGCGAGTGAGGAACAGTGGTGGACCCCAAATGCTATTACCTATAGTGTTGTGATGCATGGGTTTCGGAGGGAAGGAAAGCTGTCTGATGCTTGTGATGTGGTGAGGGAGATGATTGGCAAGGGCTTTTTCCCAACTCCAGTTGAAATTAACTTACTACTTCAGTCTCTCTGCCGGATCGGCAGAGTGGATGAGGCAAAAAAGTTTATGGAGGAGTGTCTTAACATGGGGTGTGCTGTCAATGCTGTAAACTTTACTACTGTAATTCACAGATTTTGTCAGCAGGATGACATAGAAGCAGCTTTATCTTTGCTTGATGACATGTATCTAAGCAACAAACACCCTGATGCAGTCACTTATACGACGATAATTGATGCATTAGGAAAGAAAGGTAGAATAGAAGAGGCCACTGAGCTTACGTTGAAGATGCTGAAGAAGGGTATAGATCCTACACCAGTAACATATAGAACAGTGATTCATCGATATGGTCAAATAGGTAGGGTGgaagatttattaaatttattagataaaatgcTTACAAGGCAAGAGTGTAGAACTGCATTTAATCAAGTTATTGAGAAGCTATGTACTTTTGGAAACCTAGAGGCGGCTGATAAACTCTTAGGTAAGGTTTTGAGAACAGCCTCAAGAATTGATGCTAACACATGCCATGTGCTAATGGAGAGTTATTTGAGAAAAGGGATCCCTCTGTCAGCATATAAAGTGGCTTGTCGTATGTTTAGTCGAAGTCTGATTCCTGATTTAAAGTTGTGTGAGAAGGTGTGCAAGAAACTAATGCAGGAAGGAAAGTCAGAGGAGGCAGACAATCTGTTCTTACGGTTTGTTGAGCGTGGGAATATTTCATCGCATTGTCTACGGCATTCTCAAACCGAGTGA